From Geobacter sp., one genomic window encodes:
- the aroQ gene encoding type II 3-dehydroquinate dehydratase, translated as MKILVLHGPNLNLLGTREPELYGRETLADVNAELQVLAGELGMELTTFQSNAEGSLVDAIQDARGVFDGILINPAAYTHTSIAIRDAISAVQLPVVEVHLSNIHAREEFRRHSYVAPIAVGQISGFGVNSYLLGLRAIFSHIKKGL; from the coding sequence ATGAAGATACTTGTTCTCCACGGCCCTAATCTCAACCTGCTGGGGACCCGGGAACCCGAACTGTACGGCCGCGAGACCCTGGCGGATGTGAACGCAGAATTACAGGTTCTTGCCGGTGAATTGGGCATGGAACTGACGACTTTTCAGTCAAATGCCGAGGGTTCCCTGGTCGATGCCATTCAAGATGCGAGGGGCGTTTTTGACGGAATCCTCATAAACCCTGCTGCCTATACGCATACCAGCATTGCCATTCGTGATGCGATTTCTGCCGTGCAGCTTCCGGTTGTTGAGGTGCATCTCTCCAACATCCATGCACGGGAAGAATTCCGCCGACACAGCTACGTGGCTCCGATTGCTGTCGGCCAAATCTCCGGGTTTGGTGTAAACAGTTATCTGTTGGGGCTTCGCGCCATTTTTAGCCATATTAAAAAGGGATTGTAA
- a CDS encoding roadblock/LC7 domain-containing protein: MSFRESLESIVAQIDGAIGAVIMGYDGIAIDEYIRANEALDVQLLAVEYATLLKEIKRTVDVLQTGAMEEVSISTGEVRIAIRAISEEFFIVLLLQADGNFGKGRYLLRLHAPLLRDELHQ, from the coding sequence ATGTCGTTCAGGGAGAGCTTAGAGAGCATAGTGGCGCAGATAGATGGCGCTATCGGAGCCGTGATCATGGGCTACGACGGGATAGCCATTGACGAGTATATCCGCGCCAATGAAGCACTAGATGTTCAGCTTCTGGCCGTTGAGTATGCCACGCTTCTCAAGGAAATCAAACGCACCGTTGACGTCCTGCAAACTGGCGCCATGGAGGAAGTATCCATCAGCACCGGGGAGGTCCGTATTGCCATTCGTGCCATCAGTGAGGAATTTTTTATTGTCCTGCTGCTGCAGGCAGACGGTAACTTTGGCAAGGGGCGCTACCTGCTCAGGCTCCATGCACCTCTATTGCGCGACGAGTTGCATCAGTGA
- a CDS encoding 3-dehydroquinate synthase: MVNPECVETNTLIVALQDRSYKIEIGIGNLKDLGTACTLLGLGKKMAIITNPTVGGFYLSEVSSSLRTAGFDVYSIEVPDGEKYKNIDTLASIYDGLVSSGMDRGGCIVALGGGVIGDMAGFAAASFLRGIPFIQVPTTLLAQVDSSVGGKTGINLAHGKNLVGAFYQPALVMIDVATLSTLAEREFLGGLAEIVKYGVVLDRELFLFLEEHVEPILRRDQSVLTKLISRCCSIKADVVARDERESDIRAVLNYGHTLGHAVETLTGYQQYTHGEAVAIGMVAAASFSELCGFASQDDTVRIRNLIQRLDLPSVLPVFTAAEYMSALFRDKKVRDGGITFVCNRGIGDFSFTKVVDLHPLLTSCGIGE; the protein is encoded by the coding sequence ATGGTAAATCCAGAATGTGTTGAAACTAATACCTTGATTGTTGCTTTGCAGGATAGAAGTTACAAGATAGAAATTGGAATCGGAAACCTTAAGGATTTGGGAACGGCCTGCACCCTCCTGGGGTTGGGCAAGAAGATGGCCATTATAACCAACCCCACCGTCGGTGGGTTTTATCTGAGTGAGGTTTCATCATCTCTGCGGACTGCTGGTTTTGATGTTTACAGCATAGAGGTGCCTGATGGGGAAAAATATAAGAATATCGACACACTAGCCAGTATATACGATGGGCTTGTTTCTTCTGGCATGGACCGTGGAGGGTGTATTGTGGCTCTCGGTGGTGGCGTGATTGGCGATATGGCAGGTTTTGCAGCTGCATCATTCCTGAGGGGAATCCCTTTCATTCAAGTACCTACTACCTTGCTGGCCCAGGTAGATAGTAGTGTTGGAGGCAAGACCGGCATCAATTTGGCCCATGGGAAAAATCTTGTCGGCGCATTTTATCAGCCGGCTCTGGTGATGATAGATGTTGCTACCCTTTCAACCCTTGCAGAACGGGAATTTCTGGGAGGGTTGGCAGAAATTGTCAAATACGGGGTAGTTTTGGACAGGGAGCTCTTTCTGTTTCTGGAAGAGCATGTGGAGCCGATCCTTCGACGTGATCAGTCAGTGTTGACGAAGCTGATAAGCCGTTGTTGCAGCATCAAGGCAGATGTGGTTGCTCGAGACGAGCGTGAGTCAGATATCCGTGCAGTTCTTAACTATGGCCATACGCTTGGGCATGCAGTGGAAACGTTGACCGGCTACCAGCAATATACTCATGGTGAAGCAGTGGCGATTGGAATGGTCGCTGCCGCGTCTTTTTCGGAGCTGTGTGGATTTGCATCGCAGGACGACACAGTCAGGATCAGAAATCTGATCCAGCGTCTCGATTTACCATCAGTACTGCCGGTCTTTACTGCTGCAGAATATATGTCTGCCCTGTTTCGGGATAAAAAGGTTCGAGATGGTGGCATTACATTCGTCTGTAATCGTGGTATAGGTGATTTCAGTTTCACAAAAGTAGTTGACCTTCACCCACTCCTGACCTCGTGTGGCATAGGAGAATGA
- a CDS encoding AAA family ATPase, whose product MIRIYLTGFMGTGKTTVGELLAENLGCRFVDLDALIVEDAGKSISDIFATLGEERFRDMESAMLHALDQTAALVVATGGGIILRETNRCFMRDTGYVINLAASLETIDARLTGDTSRPLLRGDSRHQRLRALFMQRQHLYDECDFKLETTGKAPMEIVSIILLWLKNRGE is encoded by the coding sequence ATGATCAGAATATATTTGACAGGATTCATGGGAACCGGCAAAACCACCGTGGGCGAGTTGCTTGCAGAAAATTTGGGTTGCCGGTTTGTCGATCTGGATGCGCTCATCGTTGAAGATGCCGGGAAAAGCATCTCTGATATCTTTGCCACTCTTGGTGAAGAGCGATTTCGTGATATGGAGTCTGCCATGCTGCATGCGCTTGATCAAACTGCGGCGTTGGTTGTAGCGACAGGTGGGGGGATCATACTTCGAGAGACGAACCGTTGCTTTATGCGCGATACGGGATATGTCATTAATCTTGCGGCTTCTCTTGAGACCATTGACGCACGGCTCACCGGGGACACAAGCCGTCCTCTGCTACGGGGAGATAGTCGTCATCAGCGCCTGAGGGCGCTCTTTATGCAACGGCAACATCTTTACGATGAATGTGATTTCAAGCTAGAAACTACCGGTAAGGCTCCTATGGAAATTGTGTCGATAATTTTACTGTGGCTAAAAAACAGGGGTGAATAG
- the aroC gene encoding chorismate synthase codes for MIRYLTAGESHGPQLTAIIEGIPAGLFLGEDDINVDLARRQCGYGRGGRMMIEKDRVEILSGVRWGKTIGSPITLSVKNRDWDNWQEKMSPHECYRDESIMVTRSRPGHADLAGAMKYNHHDVRNILERSSARETAMRVAVGAVAKSLLGFFDIRVCGFVTELGGVCAERHGLSLTAMLGNASRSELFTYDAEAEQKMKDVIDQAKETGDTVGGIIEVVVSGVPPGLGSHVQWDRKLDARLAMALMSIQAIKGVEIGSGFDTARKPGSLVHDEIFYESARIADGASSGFYRHTNNAGGIEGGISNGEEIIARAAMKPIPTLYKPLRSVDILTKKPFEATVERSDTCAVPAAAVVAEAVVAGEIANAFLEKFGGDSLEEIQRNFNSYIAYLRSF; via the coding sequence ATGATACGCTACTTAACCGCTGGAGAATCCCACGGGCCTCAACTGACTGCAATTATAGAAGGAATTCCCGCAGGCCTTTTCTTGGGCGAAGATGATATCAACGTAGATCTGGCACGGCGACAGTGTGGGTATGGCCGCGGCGGTAGAATGATGATCGAAAAGGATCGGGTTGAAATCCTTTCTGGCGTTCGATGGGGAAAGACAATCGGATCACCAATTACACTCAGTGTGAAGAATCGTGATTGGGATAACTGGCAGGAGAAGATGTCCCCACACGAGTGCTATCGGGATGAGTCCATAATGGTGACTAGGTCCCGGCCAGGTCATGCTGATCTTGCCGGTGCCATGAAGTATAACCATCATGATGTCCGCAACATCCTTGAGCGTTCGAGTGCGCGCGAGACAGCGATGCGGGTTGCAGTAGGGGCTGTGGCAAAGTCTCTACTGGGCTTTTTTGATATACGGGTCTGTGGGTTTGTCACCGAGTTGGGAGGTGTCTGCGCAGAGCGGCATGGTCTGTCACTGACAGCCATGCTGGGGAATGCATCCCGTTCAGAATTGTTTACCTATGACGCCGAAGCAGAGCAGAAGATGAAAGATGTCATCGATCAGGCCAAGGAGACTGGAGATACGGTCGGTGGAATCATTGAGGTCGTAGTGTCCGGTGTCCCGCCAGGGCTTGGCAGTCATGTGCAGTGGGATCGTAAGCTTGATGCACGTCTTGCGATGGCACTGATGAGCATTCAAGCTATCAAAGGGGTCGAGATAGGATCCGGTTTTGATACAGCCCGTAAGCCTGGCTCTTTGGTTCACGATGAGATTTTTTATGAATCCGCTCGCATTGCTGATGGTGCATCAAGCGGTTTCTACCGGCATACTAACAATGCCGGTGGCATCGAGGGTGGGATCAGCAATGGAGAGGAGATTATTGCACGTGCTGCCATGAAACCGATTCCCACGCTCTACAAGCCGCTGAGATCGGTGGATATCCTCACAAAAAAGCCGTTTGAGGCTACAGTGGAGCGATCTGATACCTGTGCCGTTCCTGCGGCTGCCGTGGTTGCTGAAGCAGTGGTTGCTGGAGAGATTGCCAACGCATTTCTGGAAAAATTCGGTGGGGACTCGCTTGAAGAGATTCAACGGAACTTCAACAGTTACATTGCGTATCTCCGTTCGTTCTGA
- the pilQ gene encoding type IV pilus secretin PilQ, whose product MKMRPFSLLLIKAFTVVMLITLCGNYAFAAVGESGAGNTATATLQSIIVSPDANQVEISADKALTYTFYKTANPARAVIDLAQTEPGNLSSQDVNAGTIKRITIAKHSFGGGFLTRVEILLSVDDEFSVNPNPIDGNKLLVVFGSPKTPEKVNVEAKPTLAPETSSALATVPEQPVAAVPSSTDGVPKEQPTPVQPVDARESVKQEVTTPADAASEQQHATPEAAKTSLEPSPVQRVLTAVELQKDGIEIKIAGGVDTYKSFTISKPDRLIIDIWGARSALKSQSIDINSMGIAKARIGTTPEKARVVFDAKRSLPPYQIIKDENGLRVQFTQNQDGPTPIVTTKEVDTVAAPPKSGHKGPATIGAIDFEVKGDSSLIIVSINGNCSPGKPIKTAKGYTLTFKNCQLARKLQRAIDTSSFASVVQGITPYQIKGKTGNDARLLVRLRAEAPFSVTQDGERVIWEIRNTDVGDVKNVKPLPELSSSLRNGKEDTVQSELASEAGLDIKQSNKEKQYTAQFTEKKHYTGKKVSLEFSDADVRKIFQLIAEVSNLNFLIADDVTGTISIKLVNVPWDQALDVILESKGLEMKREGNIIQIKPKGKFKSIEQEELEAKKVRERLLPLTTEVFEVNFASVADVEKQFASMKSERGTITRDERTNRVIVKDVPSAIDEMRFLLKNIDMPEKQVLIEARIVEATTTFSRDLGVQWALHATDSSANVLNVTEADAGWGGVISLAPPTSGFNAADKYGAGVGLSFGKIGAGVQLDMRLSAAATAGQVKIISCPKVVTLNNKQAKISQGQAIYLPSTSSEGTKQEKVDATLSLEVKPHITPDGSIVMTITAKNDSPGTAPAGATAAVNKKEATTELLVKNGETTVIGGIYVDSDTESDSGVPFLMDIPLLGWMFKSNSKQKTKTELLIFITPRIVS is encoded by the coding sequence ATGAAAATGCGTCCGTTCAGTTTGCTGCTGATAAAAGCGTTTACCGTAGTAATGCTTATAACGCTTTGTGGCAACTATGCCTTTGCAGCGGTCGGAGAAAGTGGAGCTGGGAATACAGCTACTGCAACACTGCAGTCCATAATCGTTTCTCCAGATGCTAATCAGGTTGAAATTTCTGCGGACAAAGCACTGACTTACACCTTTTACAAGACAGCTAATCCTGCCCGTGCCGTTATTGATCTTGCACAGACAGAGCCGGGTAATTTGTCGTCTCAGGATGTCAATGCAGGAACAATTAAACGAATTACTATTGCGAAGCATAGTTTTGGAGGGGGTTTTCTCACACGTGTTGAAATTCTTTTGAGTGTTGATGATGAGTTTTCTGTAAACCCGAATCCTATAGATGGCAATAAACTGCTGGTTGTATTTGGATCTCCGAAAACACCGGAAAAAGTAAACGTTGAAGCGAAGCCAACTCTGGCGCCAGAAACATCGAGTGCTCTGGCGACTGTTCCTGAACAGCCGGTTGCTGCCGTCCCCTCATCAACCGATGGAGTTCCCAAGGAACAACCAACCCCAGTTCAGCCTGTAGACGCACGCGAATCTGTAAAGCAAGAGGTGACGACACCTGCAGATGCAGCATCCGAACAACAACATGCAACGCCTGAGGCGGCGAAGACTTCACTTGAGCCATCACCTGTACAAAGGGTCCTCACTGCTGTTGAGTTACAAAAGGATGGGATAGAAATCAAGATTGCTGGAGGTGTCGATACATATAAAAGTTTCACGATTTCAAAGCCAGATCGTTTGATAATTGATATCTGGGGAGCCCGTTCAGCCCTGAAAAGTCAGTCTATTGATATCAATTCCATGGGTATTGCAAAGGCGAGGATCGGCACGACTCCTGAGAAAGCAAGAGTTGTTTTTGATGCTAAAAGGTCGTTACCTCCCTATCAAATTATTAAAGATGAGAACGGCCTTAGAGTTCAGTTTACTCAGAATCAGGATGGTCCAACTCCAATTGTGACGACCAAGGAGGTAGATACAGTCGCCGCGCCCCCCAAATCAGGACACAAAGGCCCTGCAACGATAGGCGCAATCGATTTTGAGGTGAAGGGTGATTCTTCGCTGATTATAGTTTCTATAAACGGAAATTGTTCTCCTGGGAAACCAATAAAAACAGCAAAAGGGTATACTCTTACGTTCAAGAATTGCCAACTCGCGCGAAAGTTGCAGCGGGCAATTGATACGAGCTCTTTTGCTTCAGTGGTCCAAGGAATCACGCCATATCAAATCAAAGGTAAGACAGGGAATGATGCCCGTCTGCTGGTCCGTCTTCGAGCGGAAGCGCCGTTTTCGGTTACTCAGGATGGCGAGCGTGTAATTTGGGAAATTCGAAATACTGATGTTGGTGATGTGAAAAATGTAAAACCTCTTCCGGAACTTTCGTCTTCCTTGCGTAATGGCAAAGAGGATACCGTTCAATCTGAACTTGCGAGTGAAGCTGGTCTGGATATCAAGCAATCGAACAAGGAAAAACAATATACAGCACAATTCACAGAAAAGAAGCACTATACTGGCAAGAAGGTTTCGCTCGAATTTTCTGATGCTGATGTAAGAAAAATATTCCAATTGATTGCTGAGGTAAGTAATTTAAACTTCCTTATTGCTGATGATGTGACCGGAACTATCAGTATCAAACTCGTAAATGTTCCATGGGATCAGGCACTCGACGTGATTCTTGAGTCAAAAGGCCTTGAGATGAAGCGCGAGGGGAATATCATTCAGATAAAGCCGAAAGGGAAATTCAAGTCGATAGAGCAGGAAGAATTGGAAGCTAAAAAGGTCCGTGAAAGGCTGCTGCCACTTACGACCGAGGTATTTGAAGTTAATTTTGCAAGTGTTGCCGATGTAGAGAAGCAGTTTGCTTCAATGAAGAGCGAGAGGGGAACTATTACACGAGATGAAAGAACAAATCGTGTCATCGTAAAGGATGTCCCCTCTGCCATAGACGAGATGCGCTTTCTGTTGAAGAATATTGATATGCCTGAAAAGCAGGTGCTCATAGAGGCACGCATCGTCGAGGCAACAACTACATTTAGTCGAGATCTCGGTGTTCAATGGGCTCTGCATGCAACCGATTCTTCAGCGAATGTCCTTAATGTCACCGAAGCAGATGCAGGTTGGGGAGGAGTTATTAGCTTGGCTCCGCCTACTTCTGGGTTCAATGCTGCTGATAAATACGGTGCGGGAGTGGGACTTTCTTTTGGTAAAATTGGTGCTGGTGTTCAATTGGACATGAGACTGTCTGCTGCAGCAACTGCAGGGCAAGTAAAGATTATCTCCTGTCCCAAAGTCGTGACTCTTAATAATAAGCAGGCCAAGATTTCACAAGGACAGGCGATTTACCTGCCATCAACATCTTCAGAGGGGACCAAGCAGGAAAAAGTCGATGCAACCCTGTCCTTGGAAGTAAAGCCACATATTACTCCAGACGGCAGTATCGTTATGACCATCACTGCAAAAAATGATTCTCCTGGTACTGCACCTGCCGGGGCTACAGCTGCAGTAAACAAAAAAGAAGCCACTACCGAACTGTTGGTTAAAAATGGTGAAACAACCGTAATTGGGGGCATTTACGTCGATAGTGATACAGAGTCGGATTCTGGCGTACCCTTCCTGATGGATATTCCGTTACTCGGCTGGATGTTTAAATCAAACTCAAAGCAAAAAACCAAAACGGAGTTGCTGATATTCATCACCCCCCGTATCGTAAGTTGA
- a CDS encoding pilus assembly protein PilP produces MTRRKSNCIPNILLLVVSLIAAGCAKDEKANPSPAVQAPAKSATSASAPVQVRLSSTRNDAAASAVQKQTSSLRHVLPPETILDFSKKKDPFKPFVSQPTIAVKAVNRKSAGDSLPIQSYDVNKFRLVGIIAGLKENRALVIDPLGKGYVVKVGMSIGSNSGKIVRITASAVDVLEQFRDDNGITRKHTVRLTLSQKGKESVR; encoded by the coding sequence ATGACAAGAAGAAAAAGTAATTGCATCCCAAACATTCTCCTCCTGGTCGTTAGCCTCATTGCAGCTGGGTGTGCGAAGGATGAAAAGGCAAATCCTTCGCCTGCAGTTCAAGCACCGGCAAAATCGGCAACGTCCGCTTCTGCACCTGTTCAGGTGAGGCTCTCATCAACAAGGAACGATGCTGCTGCATCGGCTGTGCAGAAGCAAACATCATCGTTACGACATGTTTTGCCGCCTGAAACAATCCTTGATTTTTCGAAAAAGAAGGACCCATTTAAACCTTTTGTCTCTCAACCTACCATTGCAGTGAAGGCAGTTAATCGTAAATCAGCGGGAGATTCACTCCCTATCCAGAGCTATGATGTCAACAAGTTTCGTTTGGTTGGGATTATTGCTGGTTTGAAAGAAAACCGTGCATTGGTCATAGACCCACTAGGTAAAGGATATGTTGTAAAGGTTGGTATGTCGATTGGTAGCAATAGCGGGAAGATAGTACGCATTACCGCGTCTGCTGTTGATGTCCTTGAGCAGTTTCGCGACGATAATGGCATAACAAGGAAACATACTGTGCGGCTCACTTTGTCGCAAAAAGGTAAGGAGAGTGTCAGATGA
- the pilO gene encoding type 4a pilus biogenesis protein PilO, whose product MDPSIEKILKLPTKQKAIIMLLVVLLMGVGFFFGLEQPKLKDLQVQQQSLEKLRVQVQESKRIADQLPKYRIEYAQLQRELESVLTELPNQKEIPSLLTSITTVGKTAGLDFLLFKPKSEVPKDFYAAVPVDISISGTFYGIANFFVAVGNLPRIVNISNVTFSELKSDKDKGRQLMRVNCLATTYRFLDKKEIKDDKKKK is encoded by the coding sequence ATGGACCCGAGCATTGAAAAGATACTGAAGCTCCCAACGAAACAGAAAGCCATTATCATGTTGCTTGTCGTGCTTCTGATGGGGGTGGGGTTCTTTTTTGGACTTGAACAACCAAAGTTGAAAGATTTACAGGTGCAGCAACAGAGTCTTGAAAAGCTCCGTGTCCAAGTTCAGGAAAGCAAACGAATTGCTGATCAGTTACCTAAGTATCGTATTGAATATGCTCAGTTACAACGTGAGCTTGAAAGTGTTCTTACAGAGCTTCCCAATCAAAAAGAAATCCCTTCACTCCTGACAAGTATAACCACTGTCGGTAAAACAGCAGGACTCGATTTCCTGCTGTTTAAGCCAAAGTCAGAGGTACCCAAAGATTTTTATGCCGCTGTACCGGTAGATATTTCGATATCAGGGACATTTTATGGGATTGCCAATTTTTTTGTCGCTGTTGGTAATTTGCCAAGAATTGTCAATATCAGCAATGTAACCTTCAGTGAGCTAAAATCCGACAAGGATAAGGGCCGTCAATTGATGCGGGTTAACTGTCTGGCAACAACCTACAGATTCCTGGACAAGAAAGAGATTAAGGATGACAAGAAGAAAAAGTAA
- a CDS encoding fimbrial protein — protein MVRINLLPVRALKKKETAQQQISIFFLSIIGVVVCCGAVYAVTLAKLSTTKEEIRKSEIEMKTLKAKIGEINNIKKLQADVKKKLDVLNQLRKEKIGPASRLARLSDAVPEKLWLTKYSEKEVSVSMSGVAYNEELIAEFMRNLMATDDFSSVELQVSEQYEIAGVKAKKFDLACMLKVKK, from the coding sequence ATGGTAAGAATAAATCTACTCCCAGTTAGAGCATTAAAGAAAAAAGAGACTGCACAGCAACAAATATCTATATTTTTTCTTTCCATAATCGGGGTTGTTGTTTGTTGTGGTGCAGTGTATGCGGTTACACTTGCGAAATTAAGTACGACTAAAGAAGAAATTCGCAAATCTGAAATTGAGATGAAGACTCTTAAGGCAAAGATAGGCGAAATTAATAACATTAAGAAACTTCAAGCTGATGTGAAGAAAAAGCTTGATGTGCTTAACCAGCTTAGAAAAGAAAAAATAGGTCCTGCAAGCAGGTTGGCGCGGCTGAGTGATGCTGTGCCGGAAAAACTCTGGCTCACAAAATACAGTGAAAAAGAGGTATCTGTTTCAATGAGCGGAGTTGCATATAATGAGGAATTAATCGCAGAGTTTATGCGTAATTTGATGGCAACTGATGATTTTTCCTCTGTTGAATTGCAAGTGTCTGAACAATATGAAATTGCAGGGGTAAAGGCGAAAAAATTCGACTTGGCCTGTATGCTCAAGGTAAAAAAATAG
- the pilM gene encoding type IV pilus assembly protein PilM codes for MLFQKKKDILGIDIGSSAIKLVQLKQQKGSYLLQNIGLVPLPAEAIVDNALMDSSSIVETIKKLIKSLNLKDKEVASSISGNSVIIRKISLPVMPPEELDEQIHWEAEQYIPFDINDVNIDFQLLPQEDIDATKMNVLLVASKKDIIDDYLTVFNESGLKLVVMDVDSFAVQNAFEFNYDADPEDVYALINIGASMMNFNIVKGGVSLFTRDVQMGGNLYTEEIQKYYSLGSDEAERIKLTGDSPGEGQLTDVTGRINDTLAIEIRRSLDFYNSNAGELGRITKVFLSGGCAKMAMLSSTVGDRLGLPVELLNPFQKIKYNDKEFDPEYLQEIGPLMTVALGLATRRHGDKW; via the coding sequence ATGTTATTCCAAAAGAAGAAAGATATCCTCGGAATAGACATTGGCTCCAGTGCAATCAAACTGGTTCAACTGAAGCAGCAAAAGGGCAGTTACTTGCTGCAAAACATTGGATTGGTGCCTTTGCCTGCTGAGGCTATTGTTGATAATGCGCTTATGGACAGTTCCTCAATTGTTGAAACAATAAAAAAGCTCATCAAGAGCCTTAACTTGAAAGATAAAGAAGTCGCTAGTTCAATATCAGGGAATTCTGTAATTATTAGAAAGATTTCTCTCCCTGTTATGCCACCAGAAGAGTTAGATGAACAGATACATTGGGAAGCAGAACAATATATTCCATTTGACATTAACGATGTGAACATAGATTTCCAGCTATTACCACAAGAAGATATCGATGCTACAAAAATGAATGTTCTGCTTGTTGCTAGCAAGAAAGATATTATCGATGATTATCTTACGGTGTTTAACGAATCAGGTCTCAAATTAGTCGTAATGGATGTAGATTCCTTTGCAGTGCAGAATGCTTTTGAGTTCAATTATGATGCCGACCCTGAAGATGTTTATGCCCTGATCAATATTGGCGCCAGTATGATGAATTTCAATATAGTCAAGGGAGGGGTCTCGTTGTTTACCCGTGATGTTCAAATGGGGGGGAATCTATACACTGAGGAGATCCAAAAATATTATAGCCTTGGCTCTGATGAGGCTGAAAGGATCAAATTGACGGGTGACTCTCCTGGAGAAGGGCAACTCACGGATGTTACAGGTAGAATTAATGATACATTAGCAATTGAAATTCGACGATCTTTAGATTTTTACAACTCAAATGCGGGAGAATTAGGTCGAATCACCAAAGTATTCTTGAGTGGTGGGTGTGCAAAGATGGCTATGCTGTCATCTACAGTTGGAGATCGACTTGGTCTTCCGGTCGAATTATTGAATCCCTTCCAAAAAATCAAATATAACGATAAAGAGTTTGACCCTGAATATCTCCAGGAAATTGGGCCTCTCATGACTGTTGCACTGGGGCTGGCAACAAGGAGGCACGGTGACAAATGGTAA
- a CDS encoding helix-turn-helix domain-containing protein, with amino-acid sequence MKLKNNLKRIREAKLISKAELARQAGVSPVTIDRIERGMDCRLETKRKIILALGFSLADRAKVFED; translated from the coding sequence ATGAAATTGAAGAACAATTTGAAAAGAATCCGAGAAGCTAAGTTGATTAGCAAGGCCGAACTTGCGAGGCAGGCGGGAGTTTCTCCAGTAACTATAGACCGAATCGAGCGGGGTATGGATTGCCGGTTGGAAACCAAGAGAAAGATTATCCTTGCCTTAGGCTTTTCTCTAGCAGACAGGGCAAAGGTCTTTGAGGATTAA